GGTCAGCCTTGCCCGATGTGTATGGCCGCAATGCGAATGTCCGGTATTACCGAGATTGTCTTTGCTTACGCCAATGAACAGGCTGAACCTTTCGGGTTGTCAACGGCTGAGATTGCAGCCGACCTGTCAAAACCGCTGGCACAGCAACAATGGGCCCGTATATCACATCAGCCCGTCACCACAACGGATCAGGACGCCAATCATTTATATCAGCACTGGCAAAGATTTCAGCAGCAGTCGGATGGTTCATGAAGCATCCGGCTGAACAGCGCAGCATTTCAAATTGGGTCGGGTTATTGCTGATTGTCTTGATCGGGTTGAACCTGCGCCCGTTTCTGGTGGCACCGGGACCCATTCTGAACACCATCATGCAGGATCTGTCGATGAG
The Photobacterium sp. GJ3 DNA segment above includes these coding regions:
- a CDS encoding nucleoside deaminase; the encoded protein is MTPLNPFLQQAIALAEDNVKQGGRPFGAVVVKDDQVIATGVNRMQADCDPTAHAELLALRQAGKALQSPRLAGCQVYASGQPCPMCMAAMRMSGITEIVFAYANEQAEPFGLSTAEIAADLSKPLAQQQWARISHQPVTTTDQDANHLYQHWQRFQQQSDGS